A portion of the Cydia strobilella chromosome 5, ilCydStro3.1, whole genome shotgun sequence genome contains these proteins:
- the LOC134741628 gene encoding LIM domain only protein 3 — protein MKCERRTPQQASGSPGLGVQMLAMEVSKEARASPLPAPAQTPTNGQTQPPQPQICAGCSKVITERYLLKALDQLWHEDCLKCGCCDCRLGEVGHTLYTRANLILCKRDYLRLFGNTGYCAACNKVIPAFEMVMRARSNVYHLECFACQQCNHRFCVGDRFYLCENKILCEYDYEERLVFANMAYNPPPLAHLKRQTTHLPPPPQTSNAMGLMNGSSRSGDLNNNMSGSSPAPFSAPPHLKPLGLSAPS, from the exons TGCGAGAGGCGAACGCCGCAACAGGCGAGCGGCAGTCCCGGGCTGGGCGTGCAGATGCTCGCCATGGAGGTGAGCAAGGAAGCGCGCGCGTCGCCGCTGCCTGCGCCCGCGCAGACGCCCACCAACGGCCAGACGCAGCCGCCGCAGCCGCAG ATATGTGCTGGCTGCAGCAAGGTGATCACTGAGCGCTACCTGCTGAAGGCCCTGGACCAGCTGTGGCACGAGGACTGCCTCAAGTGCGGCTGCTGCGACTGCCGGCTCGGGGAGGTCGGCCACACGCTCTACACGCGCGCCAACCTCATACTCTGCAAGAGGGATTATTTGAG GCTTTTCGGCAACACAGGCTACTGCGCGGCGTGCAACAAAGTGATTCCGGCATTCGAGATGGTGATGCGGGCGCGAAGCAACGTCTATCATCTCGAGTGCTTTGCTTGTCAGCAGTGCAACCATAG gTTCTGCGTCGGCGACCGGTTCTATTTATGCGAGAACAAGATTCTCTGCGAGTATGACTACGAGGAGCGCCTGGTGTTCGCCAACATGGCCTACAACCCGCCGCCGCTGGCGCATCTCAAGCGGCAGACCACGCACCTCCCGCCGCCACCG caGACAAGCAACGCAATGGGGCTGATGAACGGCTCGTCCCGCTCCGGGGACCTGAACAACAATATGTCAGGGTCCTCTCCTGCCCCTTTTTCGGCGCCTCCACACCTCAAGCCCCTCGGTCTGTCGGCGCCAAGCTGA